GCCATATGTACCAGCTAGTGCACTCCAATTAGATGAATCAGGTCTCAAAATCCTCGCTGTACCAAAATCTGAGACATAAGCCTTCAAAGTTGTATCAAGTAAGATGTTGTTGCTGGTTATATCTCGATGAATTATTGGTGGATTGCAGTCGTGGTGCAGATAACATAGTGCTTGAGCTACATCCTTTATAAGAATATTCCTCTTTTGCCAATCTAATGCCTTAGCTAACTCATCATCAGCTAAGGTCATATGGAGGCTTCCCTGCTCTATGTATTCATAGACAAGAAACCTGTACTCTGGATGGGAGCAGAATCCATACAGTTTGACAATGCTTCGTTGTCGGATTTGTGTTAAGATTTCCATTTCACATGAAAATCTTTTTTCATCACCCAACCCTTCTTCAGTTGTGTGAAGCTTCTTCACAGCAACTACCTGCCCGTCCTGGAGTTGTGCTCGATAGACCTTGCCATAACCTCCCGCTCCAATGATGTACTTGTCATCGAAATCTTCTGTTGCCCTGACAATATCCTCAAATGCTAATCTTCCATCAAAATTCCAAACAGAGAACATGTCCCTTCCTTTGGCTGTAGTACTTTCTTGTGGTTTTCTCTTGTTATGAATAAACACCGTTCCGAGAACAACTGTAGCAAGAATGGCAAAACCCAGAACAAGAACAACTGGCAACAGAAAACGAAATAGCTTTCTTTTGTTGTGACCAGGTGCTGAGTAACAAGACGGCAGGCCAGAGAGATTACCGCATAGACCTTTATTGTTGAGAAACCAGCTTGCTGAAGCATTTTGAAATAGTCGCCCTGCTGGTAATGGTCCTTCTAAGTTATTGTATGACACATCAAGTGTTGATAGGCTCACCATGCTTGCAAAGGAAGTCGGAATTCTTCCAGTGAACTGGTTGTGAGATAAATTTAGAAATTCCAGCATCTGCATCCTTCCAAAGTCTTGCGGCAACAAACCATCAAGTTTGTTATTGCTAACATCTAGCATGATTTGTATGCTTGCTAAATTTCCAATTGTGGCAGGCAAATTCCCACTGAAGTGGTTGTTGTTGATCCTCAGTAACTGTAGTTTGGTGCATCTCCCAAGTTCCTCAGGTATTGGTCCACTCAAACTATTTCTGGAAACATCAAGGTATTCTAAATCTCTCAGGTTTCCCAACTGCGAAGGTATGGATCCTGATAACTTATTGAACGACAAATTCAGACTATATAGATTTATTAAATTCCCTATTTCTGGTGGAATCACACCATTTACATGATTAGAACTGAGTTTTAGTTCAACTAGGTTGGGCAATTTAGACAGAGCTGGAGGTATTGTGCCTGTGATCATATTTTCTGCTATATTTAGAATAGCTAATTCTGGACAAGCACCCCACTTTGGTGAAATCTGCCCAGAGAGCCTATTGGACATCAAGCTCATCTTTTTGAGTTTTGGATACACACCAAAATGTTTGGATATATCTCCCGTTAACTGGTTGCCATCAAGGAAAAGTCGAACCAACGATGTGCACGTCTTCAAGCTCCTCGGAACAGGGCCATTGAACATATTTAAAGACAGAAATAAAAGTTTGAGGCTTGTGCCAGCACATATATTTGCTGGCAACTGCCCTGAAAGGGAGTTACTTGCTAGGTCTAGCTCAACCATGTTTGTGATATTTCCAAATTCCTGAGGAAGAGAATTCGACAATTGGTTACTACGAAAATTCAGATTTTGCATGTTTTGAAAGTTCCCTAAAGATTTCGGTATTGAGCCGGAAATTTGATTCTCTTCCAAAGACAAAAGTTGAAGGTTCACTAGGTTGCCGAACTCCTGGGGGATAGAGCCATTTATCTGATTTTTACTGAGGTCCAGTGCAATTAGCTTGGTAAGGTTCGCTAAGGTGCCAGGTATAGAGCCAGAGATTTGATTGCTGTGCAGGATTAAGTTCTGGAGATTTGATATGATCCCTAGTCCTGGGGGTATTGAACCAGTAATTTGGTTTTCATGGAGGAAAAGATTGTTCAGCATAGTGAGGTTGCCTAGTTCTGTGGGTAAGGAaccttttaatttattttcattgagAACAAGATCGGTGAGCATGGCGAGATTGCCTATTTCAGGGGGAATGGAACCAATTATTTGGTTTCTAAAGAGATAGAGTTTGATCATCTTAGTGAGATTGCCTATACATGTGGGGATTTCACCAGTAAGTTTGTTATCACCAAGAGCAAGATATTGCAAGTTGGTCAGCTTGCAGAGTTTTGGTGGTACAGGCCCTGACAGTTCATTACCATCTAGATAGAAAGTATCTAGGTTGGTCAGATTTGCTAGAGTTGTTGGTATCTCGCCGCTCAACGTGTTGTTGCTCAGCTGCAAAAGCTGCAGGTTGGCAAGCATTCCTATCTCCTTTGGGATGGGACCAGAGACCATATTTCGGTGAATGGAGAGCTCGGTGATCATCGTCAGGTTACCCACGGATGCAGGGATGTGGCCTGTGAGGTTGTTGTACGAAAGATCAAGCATGGTGAGCCTCTGAAGCTCACTGATCTCATCCGGCATTCTTCCTGTGAGCTGGTTGAGTTGAAGGTCAAGGTAGGTGAGTGCTGATAGAGAGCTGATACTTGAGGGTATTGGGCCATAGACACTGTTGCTGCTGAGATCAATATATGTGAGGAAGGGAAGAGATGAGAAGTTGAGCTCACCAAGCTGGCCATGGATGCCGGCATCTGGCAAGGAGATGTTGGTGATGACCCAGGACATAGCTTGATGTGCAGCTCTGCATGTGATTCCGGTCCAGTTGCAGGGGCTTGTGCTGGCCTGCCAAGAGCTCCTCATCTGCGGCCCTGTGCTCTGGAGAGTAGATTTCCAGTGGAGGAGGGCCATCTGCTGAGACCTCAGTGAGATTCCACCATGACGATGCACCGCATGTGCCATCGGTAGAAGAAAACACGGCAGGAGCAGTAGATACAGGCAGAGGAAGGGTGTTGAGGAGGAATGCAGTTTGTAGCACAATATTTCCATTTGGTGCCAACTGCGAAATTTTCAAGAATTTGTTTTGGACTATTGGAGGGAGAGTTGGTTGGGGCAACTATTTTCATGGACAGTGCAAGCTCCTGAATCCTACCTAATATATAGTATTCCAGGGTTGTCTGTCAGCACAGGG
The sequence above is drawn from the Oryza glaberrima chromosome 10, OglaRS2, whole genome shotgun sequence genome and encodes:
- the LOC127785977 gene encoding probable leucine-rich repeat receptor-like protein kinase At1g35710; amino-acid sequence: MEILCYKLHSSSTPFLCLYLLLLPCFLLPMAHAVHRHGGISLRSQQMALLHWKSTLQSTGPQMRSSWQASTSPCNWTGITCRAAHQAMSWVITNISLPDAGIHGQLGELNFSSLPFLTYIDLSSNSVYGPIPSSISSLSALTYLDLQLNQLTGRMPDEISELQRLTMLDLSYNNLTGHIPASVGNLTMITELSIHRNMVSGPIPKEIGMLANLQLLQLSNNTLSGEIPTTLANLTNLDTFYLDGNELSGPVPPKLCKLTNLQYLALGDNKLTGEIPTCIGNLTKMIKLYLFRNQIIGSIPPEIGNLAMLTDLVLNENKLKGSLPTELGNLTMLNNLFLHENQITGSIPPGLGIISNLQNLILHSNQISGSIPGTLANLTKLIALDLSKNQINGSIPQEFGNLVNLQLLSLEENQISGSIPKSLGNFQNMQNLNFRSNQLSNSLPQEFGNITNMVELDLASNSLSGQLPANICAGTSLKLLFLSLNMFNGPVPRSLKTCTSLVRLFLDGNQLTGDISKHFGVYPKLKKMSLMSNRLSGQISPKWGACPELAILNIAENMITGTIPPALSKLPNLVELKLSSNHVNGVIPPEIGNLINLYSLNLSFNKLSGSIPSQLGNLRDLEYLDVSRNSLSGPIPEELGRCTKLQLLRINNNHFSGNLPATIGNLASIQIMLDVSNNKLDGLLPQDFGRMQMLEFLNLSHNQFTGRIPTSFASMVSLSTLDVSYNNLEGPLPAGRLFQNASASWFLNNKGLCGNLSGLPSCYSAPGHNKRKLFRFLLPVVLVLGFAILATVVLGTVFIHNKRKPQESTTAKGRDMFSVWNFDGRLAFEDIVRATEDFDDKYIIGAGGYGKVYRAQLQDGQVVAVKKLHTTEEGLGDEKRFSCEMEILTQIRQRSIVKLYGFCSHPEYRFLVYEYIEQGSLHMTLADDELAKALDWQKRNILIKDVAQALCYLHHDCNPPIIHRDITSNNILLDTTLKAYVSDFGTARILRPDSSNWSALAGTYGYIAPELSYTSLVTEKCDVYSFGMVMLEVVIGKHPRDLLQHLTSSRDHNITIKEILDSRPLAPTTTEEENIVSLIKVAFSCLKASPQARPTMQEVYQTLIDYQTSSFLSKNCSRVILD